Proteins found in one Ctenopharyngodon idella isolate HZGC_01 chromosome 16, HZGC01, whole genome shotgun sequence genomic segment:
- the fam131bb gene encoding protein FAM131B isoform X8 — translation MGCIGSRTLTADGVPVQKDGEQHGRTDFSWDGINLSMEDTTSILPRLKKRNSNAYGIGALAKSSLTGVSGVSRSMKDKVTKPTAMAQGRVAHMIEWQSWGMQTVGAGGTGTGRTSSLHLQQERKLENDAYSDLSDGEKEARFAAGVLQQFAISEATLLAWSSMDGESTSVGSNQGSVAHLSEANQESITSRDQIMHHSSAEVWPHNYVSQGLYCLSSSDAWEPISNEQSGVASPATGSYVMAVGTEGGYDPNTAAHYLSQQQQQQQQYQNQLHQFQQLQQMQQYQQQQLLQYQQQQMLEQRLHSATHSLQATPNSTVHSLPPRTHPPLVDLWGAAQTETYQADLVGYMGMPVAVDGNLTVPTEEVTTDHSPLLEAQEEEEIKVSGKEVKWPLNDT, via the exons CAGCAGATGGAGTTCCCGTGCAGAAGGATGGGGAACAG caTGGCCGAACAGACTTTTCATGGGATGGAATCAAT TTGTCCATGGAGGACACAACTTCAATCCTCCCTCGGCTGAAGAAGCGGAACTCCAACGCCTATGGAATCGGCGCTCTGGCTAAGTCCTCTCTGACAGGTGTGTCAG GAGTGTCTCGCTCCATGAAGGACAAGGTGACAAAGCCAACAGCGATGGCCCAGGGGCGTGTGGCTCACATGATTGAGTGGCAGAGCTGGGGCATGCAGACGGTGGGCGCAGGGGGTACAGGAACGGGACGCACCTCCAGTCTGCACCTCCAACAAGAGCGCAAGCTGGAGAATGACGCATACAGCGACCTCAGTGACGGAGAGAAGGAGGCTCGCTTCGCTGCAG GTGTGCTTCAGCAGTTTGCAATCTCTGAGGCGACGTTGCTGGCCTGGAGCTCTATGGATGGGGAAAGCACAAGCGTCGGATCTAATCAAGGGAGTGTAGCCCACCTGAGTGAGGCCAACCAGGAAAGCATCACCAGCCGAG ACCAGATAATGCACCATTCCTCTGCAGAGGTTTGGCCCCACAACTACGTCTCCCAGGGTCTTTACTGCCTTTCTTCCTCTGATGCTTGGGAGCCAATTAGTAATGAACAGTCAGGTGTCGCCTCTCCTGCCACTGGTTCATATGTCATGGCAGTCGGGACTGAGGGTGGATACGACCCAAATACAGCTGCTCACTACCTGTCccaacagcaacagcaacagcagcagtatCAGAACCAGTTACATCAGTTCCAGCAACTGCAGCAGATGCAGCAATACCAGCAGCAACAGCTCCTGCAGTATCAACAGCAACAG ATGTTGGAGCAAAGACTACACAGTGCCACTCATTCTTTACAAGCTACTCCCAACAGCACCGTCCACAGCCTGCCTCCTCGTACTCACCCCCCATTAGTGGATCTGTGGGGGGCAGCACAGACAGAGACCTATCAGGCAGACTTGGTGGGCTACATGGGCATGCCTGTAGCAGTAGATGGAAATCTAACAGTCCCCACAGAGGAGGTGACGACAGATCACTCACCTTTACTGGAAGCCCAGGAGGAGGAAGAGATCAAAGTGAGTGGGAAAGAAGTGAAGTGGCCCTTAAATGACACTTAA